From Nitrobacter sp. NHB1, a single genomic window includes:
- the trpA gene encoding tryptophan synthase subunit alpha, protein MTTRIDTRFAELRKQGRSAFVTFLMAGDPDPATSLAIIKALPKAGADIIEIGMPFTDPMADGPAVQAAGRRALNAGMTVTGTLQMIHDFRKGEGSTPVVLMGYYNPIYIYGVEKFLTDAKAAGVDGLIVVDLPPEEDSELCIPAMKAGLNFIRLATPTTDDKRLPAVLANTSGFVYYVSITGITGSAAADSTAVGAAVARIKRHTTLPVCVGFGIRTPDAARGIAERSDGAVVGSALVDALSGSLDAEGKATAKTVNAVADLAAALAAGVRSARQAAE, encoded by the coding sequence GTGACCACCCGTATCGACACACGCTTCGCTGAGTTGCGGAAACAGGGCCGCTCGGCCTTCGTCACCTTTCTGATGGCCGGCGACCCGGACCCTGCAACCTCGCTCGCCATCATCAAGGCGCTGCCGAAGGCCGGCGCCGACATCATTGAAATCGGAATGCCGTTCACCGATCCGATGGCGGACGGTCCGGCGGTCCAGGCCGCCGGCCGGCGCGCGCTCAATGCGGGCATGACCGTGACCGGGACGCTGCAGATGATCCACGACTTCCGCAAAGGCGAGGGTTCGACGCCGGTCGTGCTGATGGGCTACTACAACCCGATCTACATCTATGGCGTCGAGAAATTTCTCACCGATGCGAAGGCCGCCGGCGTCGATGGCCTCATCGTCGTCGATCTGCCACCGGAGGAAGATTCGGAGCTGTGCATCCCGGCGATGAAGGCCGGGCTGAACTTCATTCGGCTGGCGACACCCACCACCGACGACAAGCGGCTGCCGGCGGTGCTCGCGAATACGTCCGGCTTCGTTTACTACGTTTCCATCACCGGAATCACCGGCAGCGCGGCGGCGGATTCGACAGCCGTCGGCGCGGCCGTCGCGCGCATCAAGCGTCATACCACTTTGCCGGTTTGCGTCGGCTTCGGCATCCGCACCCCGGATGCCGCGCGCGGCATCGCCGAGCGCTCCGACGGCGCGGTGGTCGGCTCGGCGCTGGTCGATGCGCTCAGCGGCAGCCTCGACGCCGAGGGCAAGGCAACGGCCAAAACGGTTAACGCGGTCGCCGATCTCGCGGCGGCGCTGGCCGCGGGCGTACGGTCCGCCAGGCAGGCCGCGGAATAG
- the trpB gene encoding tryptophan synthase subunit beta, protein MNSLPNSFRSGPDARGHFGIFGGRFVAETLMPLILDLEKAYTEARADAAFQREMAGYRKDYIGRPSPLYFAERLTGHLRDIAAVSGRAGGAKIYLKREELNHTGSHKVNNVLGQILVARRMGKKRIIAETGAGQHGVATATLCARFGLECVVYMGAVDVARQEPNVIRMEMLGARVVPVQSGTRTLKDAMNEALRDWVTNVHNTFYCIGTVAGPHPYPMMVRDFQSIIGDETRAQMQEAEGRLPDSLVACIGGGSNAMGLFHPFLDDSSVEIFGVEAAGHGLDKLHAASLTGGRPGVLHGNRTYLLMNDDGQIQDAHSISAGLDYPGIGPEHSWLHETGRVTYLSATDEEALSAFQLLSRLEGIIPALESAHAIARVVELAPERPQDHLMVVNLSGRGDKDVPQVGDILKGRKK, encoded by the coding sequence ATGAATTCTCTCCCCAATTCCTTCCGCTCCGGTCCCGACGCGCGCGGGCACTTCGGCATATTCGGCGGCCGCTTCGTGGCGGAAACGCTGATGCCGCTGATCCTCGATCTGGAGAAGGCCTATACTGAGGCCAGGGCCGACGCCGCGTTCCAGCGCGAGATGGCCGGCTATCGCAAGGACTACATCGGTCGTCCGTCGCCGCTGTATTTCGCCGAGCGTCTGACCGGGCATCTTCGGGACATCGCCGCGGTCTCGGGCCGCGCCGGCGGCGCGAAGATCTACCTCAAGCGCGAGGAGCTCAATCACACCGGCTCGCACAAGGTCAACAATGTCCTCGGCCAGATTCTGGTGGCGCGGCGCATGGGCAAGAAGCGCATCATCGCCGAGACCGGCGCCGGCCAGCATGGCGTGGCGACCGCAACGCTATGCGCACGCTTCGGCCTCGAATGCGTGGTCTACATGGGTGCGGTGGACGTGGCGCGGCAGGAGCCGAACGTCATCCGCATGGAAATGCTCGGCGCCAGGGTGGTGCCGGTGCAGTCCGGCACCCGCACGCTGAAGGACGCGATGAACGAGGCGCTGCGCGACTGGGTCACCAACGTGCACAACACCTTCTATTGCATCGGCACGGTGGCGGGGCCGCATCCCTATCCGATGATGGTGCGCGACTTCCAGTCGATCATCGGCGACGAGACCCGCGCGCAGATGCAGGAGGCGGAAGGGCGCCTGCCGGATTCGCTGGTCGCCTGCATCGGCGGCGGCTCCAACGCGATGGGACTGTTTCATCCTTTCCTCGACGATTCCTCGGTGGAGATTTTCGGCGTCGAGGCGGCGGGCCACGGCCTCGACAAGCTGCACGCGGCCTCGCTCACCGGCGGACGGCCCGGCGTGCTGCACGGCAACCGGACCTATCTTTTGATGAATGACGACGGCCAGATCCAGGACGCGCATTCGATTTCCGCAGGATTGGATTATCCCGGCATCGGGCCGGAGCACTCATGGCTTCACGAGACCGGCCGCGTGACCTATCTTTCCGCGACCGACGAGGAAGCGCTGAGCGCATTTCAGTTGCTGTCGCGGCTGGAGGGCATCATCCCGGCGCTGGAATCCGCGCATGCGATTGCGCGCGTCGTCGAACTCGCACCCGAGCGGCCGCAGGATCACCTGATGGTGGTCAATCTCTCGGGCCGCGGCGACAAGGACGTGCCGCAGGTCGGCGACATCCTGAAGGGCAGGAAAAAGTGA
- the trxA gene encoding thioredoxin encodes MAVGKVSDANFEAEVLKATGPVVVDFWAEWCGPCRMIGPVLDEISGAMGDKVKIVKLNVDESPRTASKYGVMSIPTLMIFKGGELASRQVGAAPKQKLEQWITATV; translated from the coding sequence ATGGCTGTTGGCAAGGTTTCGGACGCCAATTTCGAAGCGGAAGTGCTCAAGGCGACTGGCCCGGTCGTGGTCGATTTCTGGGCCGAGTGGTGCGGCCCCTGCCGCATGATCGGTCCGGTGCTGGACGAGATTTCCGGCGCGATGGGCGACAAGGTCAAGATCGTGAAGCTGAACGTCGACGAGAGCCCGCGGACGGCCTCGAAATACGGCGTGATGTCGATTCCCACCCTGATGATCTTCAAGGGCGGCGAGCTGGCCTCGCGTCAGGTCGGCGCCGCGCCGAAGCAGAAACTGGAGCAGTGGATCACCGCCACGGTCTGA
- a CDS encoding bifunctional folylpolyglutamate synthase/dihydrofolate synthase, protein MCASRVSAAPPQQTPLGEVVARISKLHPKKIDLTLDRMWRILERLDHPERRLPPVIHVAGTNGKGSTVAYLRAILEAAGLRVHVFTSPYLVRLNECVRLAGTLVGDDDLRDALLECERANGGEPLTQFEIKTAAAFLLFAKIPADALLLEVGLGGRLDSTNVVGTPLASVITPVGIDHTEFLGDTLVQIAGEKAGIIKRGVPVICAEQMPEAQAVIEQRAKQMRSPLHAAGQDWHVSVEHGRLVYQDERGLLDLAAPRLFGRHQFDNAGLAIATLRAQDRFSIDTAAFERGVTGAEWPARMQRLTSGSLVDQAPRDAELWLDGGHNVDGGRVAAAALGDLEERVSRPLVVIAGMMGNKDAKGFLANFAGLTRHVIAVPIPDMENAMPPDVLADAVRALDMRADTAADVKAALQSLARLAYEIPPRILIAGSLYLAGRVLAENGTPPI, encoded by the coding sequence ATCTGCGCCTCCCGCGTGAGCGCTGCTCCGCCCCAACAAACGCCGCTTGGCGAGGTCGTCGCGCGGATCTCGAAGCTGCATCCGAAAAAGATCGATCTCACGCTCGATCGGATGTGGCGCATCCTCGAACGGCTCGATCATCCCGAACGCAGGCTGCCGCCGGTCATTCATGTCGCCGGCACCAACGGCAAGGGTTCGACGGTCGCCTACCTGCGCGCGATCCTTGAGGCCGCCGGCTTGCGCGTACACGTCTTTACCTCGCCCTATCTGGTGCGGCTCAACGAATGCGTGCGGCTGGCCGGAACGCTGGTCGGCGACGACGACTTGCGCGACGCGCTGCTTGAATGCGAGCGCGCCAACGGCGGCGAGCCCCTCACCCAGTTCGAGATCAAGACCGCTGCGGCCTTTCTGCTGTTCGCGAAAATTCCCGCCGATGCGCTGCTGCTGGAGGTCGGCCTCGGCGGTCGGCTCGACAGCACCAATGTGGTCGGGACGCCGCTGGCGAGCGTCATCACGCCGGTCGGCATCGACCACACCGAATTTCTCGGCGATACGCTGGTGCAGATTGCCGGCGAGAAAGCCGGCATCATCAAGCGCGGCGTGCCCGTGATCTGCGCGGAGCAAATGCCGGAGGCGCAAGCCGTGATCGAGCAGCGGGCGAAGCAGATGCGCAGCCCTCTGCACGCGGCCGGCCAGGACTGGCACGTCAGTGTGGAGCACGGGCGGCTGGTCTATCAGGATGAGCGCGGGCTGCTCGATCTCGCCGCGCCGCGGCTGTTCGGCCGGCATCAGTTCGACAACGCCGGTCTCGCGATTGCGACGCTGCGGGCGCAGGACCGTTTCAGCATCGATACCGCAGCGTTCGAGCGCGGGGTCACCGGCGCCGAATGGCCGGCGCGGATGCAGCGGCTGACATCCGGCAGTCTGGTGGATCAGGCGCCACGCGACGCCGAGCTTTGGCTCGACGGCGGGCACAATGTCGATGGCGGCCGCGTGGCGGCAGCGGCGCTCGGCGATCTCGAGGAGCGGGTATCGCGGCCGCTGGTGGTGATCGCAGGCATGATGGGCAACAAGGACGCGAAGGGCTTTCTTGCCAACTTCGCCGGGTTGACGCGCCACGTCATCGCGGTGCCGATTCCGGATATGGAGAACGCGATGCCGCCGGACGTGCTGGCGGATGCGGTGCGCGCGCTCGACATGCGCGCCGACACCGCGGCAGACGTCAAGGCCGCCCTGCAATCGCTGGCACGGCTCGCCTATGAAATCCCGCCGCGCATCCTGATCGCGGGATCGCTGTATCTCGCCGGGCGCGTGCTGGCGGAGAACGGCACGCCGCCGATCTGA
- the accD gene encoding acetyl-CoA carboxylase, carboxyltransferase subunit beta, with protein sequence MNWLTNVVRPKIRNILKRETPENLWIKCPDTGQLVFYKDVESNQFVIPGSNYHMRMSADARLRSIFDNETWYDVALPEVTADPLKFRDERKYVDRIKDARTKTGLNDSVKVGFGKLEGAGVVVAVQDFDFMGGSLGMAAGEAIVRGLELAVEKQCPFIVFAASGGARMQEGVLSLMQLPRTTVAVQMLREASQPYIVVLTNPTTGGVTASYAMLGDVQIAEPGALIGFAGARVIEQTIREKLPDGFQRAEYLKDHGMVDMVVHRHDLRPTLARLCRLLTKAPKIDAVPEPSPAAEEPAEPMPAPEAAAPSAPPA encoded by the coding sequence ATGAACTGGTTGACCAACGTCGTCCGACCCAAAATCCGCAACATCCTCAAGCGGGAGACGCCGGAGAATCTCTGGATCAAGTGTCCGGATACCGGACAGCTTGTGTTCTACAAGGACGTCGAGAGCAACCAGTTCGTCATCCCCGGCTCGAACTACCACATGCGCATGAGCGCGGACGCGCGGCTGCGGTCGATCTTCGATAACGAGACCTGGTACGACGTCGCGTTGCCCGAGGTGACCGCCGATCCGCTGAAATTCCGCGACGAGCGCAAGTATGTCGACCGCATCAAGGATGCGCGCACCAAGACCGGGCTCAATGATTCCGTGAAGGTCGGTTTTGGCAAGCTGGAAGGCGCTGGCGTCGTGGTCGCGGTGCAGGATTTCGATTTCATGGGCGGCTCGCTCGGCATGGCGGCTGGCGAGGCCATCGTGCGCGGGCTCGAACTCGCGGTCGAGAAGCAATGCCCGTTCATCGTGTTCGCGGCGTCCGGCGGTGCGCGGATGCAGGAAGGCGTTCTGTCGCTTATGCAACTGCCGCGCACCACGGTCGCGGTGCAGATGCTGCGCGAGGCCAGCCAGCCCTACATCGTGGTGCTGACCAATCCGACCACCGGCGGCGTCACGGCATCCTATGCGATGCTCGGCGACGTCCAGATCGCTGAACCCGGCGCGCTGATCGGCTTCGCCGGAGCGCGCGTCATCGAGCAGACCATCCGCGAAAAACTGCCGGACGGTTTTCAGCGCGCCGAATATCTTAAGGACCATGGCATGGTCGACATGGTGGTGCATCGTCACGATTTGCGGCCGACGCTGGCGCGGCTGTGCCGGCTCTTGACCAAGGCGCCGAAGATCGATGCGGTGCCGGAACCGTCGCCCGCCGCGGAGGAGCCGGCTGAGCCGATGCCCGCCCCGGAAGCGGCTGCGCCATCTGCGCCTCCCGCGTGA
- the addA gene encoding double-strand break repair helicase AddA, with the protein MVKAPRPVHPDASARQQRASDPATSVFVSANAGSGKTHVLVQRVIRLLLNDVDPARILCITFTKAAAANMSERVFSTLGHWVTLDDDALNAALRDTGIAQPDAGSRQQARKLFAAALETPGGLKVQTIHALCTRLLQQFPFEARVPARFTVLDERDQTEMMERASLGVMLQASQNPDSPAGRALQYAMGAAADMTLRDVVNQACLSRDHFMAWTEGRSIEQAIRDVADAVGVDPAERIEDVEREIVDGPHLPRSEWNALAAILETGNKSDIEQARRLREAHAMIGEAAQADRYLDVFLTGDRSPRKSFVTKKIGDVRPAIAAMLDRESQRVIALLERRRALAIRDRTQSLLVIATAVAANYRREKRERGLLDYDDLIDKALEMLDQTSPGWVHYKLDRGVDHVLIDEAQDTSPKQWDIVERIIADFTTGEGAREGVRRTVFAVGDEKQSIFSFQGAAPREFDERRSKLERKFRDAKLPFRKEDFIYSFRSGKTILESVDYVFRDAAIYTSIHAVGAHPVHESLADAAPGIVDLWSLEERDARQEIEGWRAPFDAVSATSPEVKLARRIQSEIKALIAQGTMTGHLGDRRPLRHGDILVLVRRRGNAFDAIIQALKQSGIPVAGADRLKLTEHIAIIDLMNLADVLLLPRDDLALAVALKSPLFGLDDDDLFAIAHNRKGSLRDALAGHAAADDKFRDALERLMACERRATHESPFAFFAWLLGGDGGRLRILRRLGHEANDALDEFLELALTYERKAPAALQGFMAWLRAADTDVKRDMEISRDEVRVMTVHGAKGLEASVVFLADTVTSPADTERLSLIRMARGNAPAHAAGVTVWAGRKAEDPPDVVNARAAMIAETEHEYRRLLYVAMTRAADRLIVGGCKPGNRKDVRKHAWYDLIAKGLGNSGLAMQEIETAAGTVKRFTRPGEIEPLAAGSATQAAAAPITLPPWLRTMAAPVAPARQSLRPSDADDNAHHRIRPGEPPDQRNRALLRGKLVHRLLQSLPDVPVDRRRDTALAYLGRNASDWSEVEREALAAQVLALTDDARFAQVFASGSRAEVAIAGRLTTRRGHPVLVSGQIDRLVVTPEAVLIVDYKTNHAPPRNPADAPSAYVRQLALYRAVLARLYPDLPVKAALLWTETPEMMEISSPVLDAGLEAIISV; encoded by the coding sequence ATGGTGAAGGCGCCCCGCCCCGTTCATCCCGACGCCAGCGCGCGCCAGCAGCGAGCGTCCGATCCGGCGACGTCGGTGTTCGTCTCCGCCAACGCCGGATCGGGCAAGACCCATGTGCTGGTGCAGCGCGTGATCCGCCTTTTGCTTAATGACGTTGATCCGGCGCGCATCCTCTGCATCACCTTCACCAAGGCGGCCGCCGCCAACATGTCGGAGCGGGTGTTCTCCACGCTCGGGCACTGGGTCACGCTCGACGACGACGCTCTGAATGCGGCGCTGCGCGACACCGGCATCGCGCAGCCCGATGCCGGGTCGCGGCAGCAGGCGCGAAAACTATTCGCGGCGGCGCTGGAAACGCCGGGCGGCCTCAAGGTGCAGACCATCCACGCGCTCTGCACGCGGCTATTGCAGCAGTTTCCGTTCGAGGCGCGGGTGCCGGCGCGTTTCACCGTGCTCGACGAGCGCGACCAGACCGAGATGATGGAACGCGCGAGCCTCGGTGTCATGCTTCAGGCCTCGCAAAATCCGGACAGCCCCGCCGGCCGCGCGCTGCAATACGCCATGGGTGCGGCGGCCGACATGACGCTGCGCGACGTGGTCAACCAGGCCTGCCTCAGTCGCGATCACTTCATGGCCTGGACCGAGGGTCGCAGCATCGAGCAGGCGATCAGGGATGTGGCGGATGCGGTCGGCGTCGATCCTGCCGAGCGCATCGAGGATGTCGAGCGCGAGATCGTCGACGGACCGCATTTGCCGCGATCTGAATGGAATGCACTCGCCGCGATTCTGGAAACAGGCAACAAATCCGATATCGAGCAGGCCAGACGCTTGCGCGAGGCGCATGCCATGATCGGCGAGGCGGCGCAAGCCGATCGCTATCTCGACGTCTTCCTGACCGGCGATCGCAGCCCACGCAAATCCTTCGTTACAAAGAAGATCGGCGATGTCAGGCCCGCCATCGCCGCGATGCTCGACCGGGAAAGCCAGCGTGTGATCGCGCTGCTCGAACGCCGCCGCGCGCTCGCCATCCGCGACCGCACGCAATCCCTGCTGGTCATCGCGACCGCGGTCGCCGCCAACTATCGGCGCGAGAAGCGGGAGCGCGGCCTTCTTGATTATGACGATCTGATCGACAAGGCGCTGGAGATGCTGGACCAGACCTCGCCCGGCTGGGTGCACTACAAGCTCGACCGCGGCGTCGATCACGTGCTGATCGACGAGGCGCAGGACACCAGCCCCAAGCAATGGGACATCGTCGAGCGCATCATCGCGGATTTCACCACCGGGGAAGGGGCGCGCGAGGGTGTCAGGCGGACGGTGTTCGCGGTCGGTGACGAGAAGCAGTCGATCTTCTCGTTCCAGGGCGCGGCCCCGCGCGAATTCGACGAGCGGCGGAGCAAGCTGGAGAGGAAATTCAGGGACGCCAAACTTCCGTTTCGCAAGGAGGATTTCATCTACTCGTTCCGCTCCGGGAAGACGATCCTGGAGTCCGTCGACTACGTATTCCGCGATGCCGCGATCTATACGAGCATTCATGCGGTCGGCGCTCATCCGGTGCATGAATCGCTGGCGGACGCAGCGCCGGGCATCGTCGATCTCTGGAGTCTGGAGGAGCGCGATGCGCGGCAGGAGATCGAGGGCTGGCGCGCGCCGTTCGATGCGGTGTCCGCAACCAGCCCCGAGGTCAAGCTAGCCCGGCGCATCCAAAGCGAGATCAAGGCGCTGATCGCGCAGGGCACCATGACGGGGCATCTGGGCGACCGCCGCCCGCTCCGCCATGGCGACATTCTGGTGCTGGTGCGGCGGCGCGGCAACGCCTTCGACGCCATCATCCAAGCGCTGAAGCAATCCGGCATTCCGGTCGCCGGCGCCGACCGCCTCAAGCTGACCGAGCACATCGCGATCATCGATCTGATGAACCTTGCGGATGTGTTGCTGCTGCCGCGGGACGATCTTGCGCTGGCGGTGGCGCTGAAGAGTCCGCTGTTCGGCCTTGACGACGACGACCTGTTTGCCATTGCGCACAATCGCAAGGGCTCGCTGCGCGATGCGCTCGCCGGCCACGCCGCGGCCGACGACAAATTCCGCGACGCGCTGGAGCGCCTGATGGCCTGCGAACGCCGCGCCACGCACGAATCGCCGTTCGCGTTCTTTGCATGGCTCCTGGGTGGAGATGGCGGGCGGCTGCGAATCCTGCGCCGGCTTGGCCATGAAGCAAACGACGCGCTCGACGAATTCCTCGAACTGGCGCTGACCTATGAGCGCAAGGCGCCGGCGGCGCTGCAGGGGTTCATGGCGTGGCTGCGCGCGGCCGACACCGACGTGAAGCGCGACATGGAGATTTCGCGCGACGAGGTGCGCGTGATGACCGTGCACGGCGCCAAGGGACTCGAGGCCTCCGTGGTGTTTCTCGCCGATACCGTGACGTCGCCGGCCGATACCGAGCGCCTCAGCCTGATCCGTATGGCGCGCGGCAACGCGCCCGCTCATGCGGCAGGCGTCACGGTCTGGGCCGGCAGGAAGGCCGAGGATCCGCCTGACGTGGTGAATGCCCGCGCGGCCATGATCGCGGAAACCGAACACGAATATCGCCGCCTGCTTTACGTGGCGATGACGCGGGCGGCGGACCGCCTGATCGTCGGCGGCTGCAAACCCGGCAACCGCAAGGACGTGCGCAAGCACGCATGGTACGACCTGATCGCCAAAGGTCTCGGCAACTCCGGCCTCGCGATGCAAGAGATCGAGACCGCCGCCGGTACGGTCAAACGTTTCACGCGGCCAGGGGAAATCGAACCACTCGCCGCCGGCTCCGCAACGCAGGCCGCCGCCGCACCAATCACGTTGCCGCCATGGCTGCGCACCATGGCCGCGCCGGTAGCGCCCGCCAGACAATCGCTGCGGCCGTCGGATGCGGACGATAACGCGCATCATCGTATCCGCCCCGGCGAACCCCCGGACCAGCGCAACCGCGCGCTGTTGCGCGGCAAGCTGGTGCACCGCCTGCTGCAATCCCTGCCTGATGTGCCGGTCGATCGCCGCCGCGACACCGCGCTGGCCTATCTCGGGCGCAATGCGAGCGACTGGAGCGAGGTCGAGCGCGAGGCCTTGGCGGCGCAGGTGCTGGCGCTGACCGACGATGCCCGATTCGCACAAGTGTTCGCGAGCGGCAGCCGGGCCGAGGTGGCGATTGCCGGACGGCTGACGACGCGGCGGGGGCATCCCGTGCTGGTGTCCGGCCAGATCGACCGGCTCGTGGTAACGCCGGAAGCGGTTCTGATCGTCGACTACAAGACCAACCATGCCCCGCCCCGAAACCCCGCCGATGCACCATCGGCCTATGTCCGCCAGCTCGCGCTCTATCGCGCGGTGCTGGCCAGGCTGTACCCGGACTTGCCGGTCAAGGCGGCGCTGCTCTGGACCGAGACGCCTGAAATGATGGAGATTTCGTCCCCGGTGCTCGATGCCGGGCTGGAAGCGATCATCTCGGTGTGA